A genome region from Meleagris gallopavo isolate NT-WF06-2002-E0010 breed Aviagen turkey brand Nicholas breeding stock chromosome 7, Turkey_5.1, whole genome shotgun sequence includes the following:
- the LOC104911702 gene encoding dipeptidyl peptidase 4-like — protein sequence MLWVFSRRYAGPCSQKVDHAFRINWATYLASTEQIIVASFDGRGSGYQGDEIMHAINRRLGTYEVEDQISAARTFSEMSFVDKDRIAIWGWSYGGYVTSMVLGSGSGVFKCGIAVAPVSRWQYYDSIYTERYMGLPIESDNLRNYNSSTVMARAEKFKEVEYLLIHGTADDNVHFQQAAQISKALVDAEVDFQAMWYTDKDHGISGQAHKHIYTHMSHFIKQCFSLP from the exons ATGCTATGGGTCTTTTCACGCAGGTATGCAGGACCATGTAGTCAGAAAGTAGATCATGCCTTCCGGATTAACTGGGCTACATACCTTGCCAGTACAGAGCAGATAATTGTGGCTAGCTTTGACGGCAGAGGAAGTGGATACCAGGGAGATGAGATCATGCATGCAATAAACCGAAGACTGGGAACCTATGAAGTGGAAGATCAGATTTCAGCAGCCAG aaCGTTTTCTGAAATGAGCTTTGTTGATAAGGACAGAATAGCTATTTGGGGTTGG tcttATGGGGGATATGTGACCTCCATGGTGCTTGGCTCTGGAAGCGGCGTGTTCAAGTGTGGAATAGCGGTTGCCCCTGTGTCACGTTGGCAATATTATG actCAATATACACGGAGCGATATATGGGCCTTCCTATAGAAAGTGATAATCTGAGAAACTATAAC agTTCAACAGTAATGGCCAGAGCTGAAAAATTCAAGGAAGTTGAATATCTCCTTATCCATGGAACAGCAGATG aTAATGTTCACTTTCAGCAAGCAGCTCAGATTTCCAAAGCTCTTGTTGATGCTGAAGTGGATTTTCAGGCAATG tggTATACTGACAAAGACCATGGCATCAGCGGTCAAGCACATAAACACATTTATACCCATATGAGCCATTTCATAAAGCAGTGTTTCTCACTGCCCTAG